Within Methanofastidiosum sp., the genomic segment TTTGTCCCTACCAATCTTTTAGGACAAAAGATATTTTCATCAACATTACAGTTGGAAATGAAGACATGTGGAAAAAGTTCTGTGAAGTACTTGGACTTGATATAGCAGAAGATGAAAGATTCTCAGACAATGGAAAACGTCTAAAGAACAGGAATGAGCTTGTTAAAATAATAGAAGAGGTACTTGTAGAAAAATCGGGAGATGAATGGCTAGTTCTTCTTGAAAAAGCAGGGATCCCCTCTGGACCTATTTACACTATTGACAGGTTATTGAATGATCCACAAGTAATTCACAGAAAAATGATTGAAGAGGTAAACAATCCGTTGTACGGAAATATAAAAATCCCAGGATTACCTGTTAAATTATCTGAAAATGGTTGTTCAATAAAGTTACCACCTCCCGTACTTGGGGAACATTCTGAAGAAATTTTGAGAAGTCTTGGATATAATCAAGATGAGATAAAATCAATGAAAGGAAAAGGCATAATTTAACATACCCTTGGAACAGGATCTGCCACGGGTGGTTCTAAGATTCTCCTCCCACCTATTACAGTTTCAAGAATTACTTTTTCTCCTTTTTTTATTTCTCCGATAACGGCAGCATTTTTTCCGAGACGATCCCTTCTTAGGATACCAAGAACATCTTCGGCGTCTTCTTGATGAACTGCAATCAAAACTTTACCTTCGCATGCAATTTCCATAAAGTTTAGTCCAAGGATATCACATATAGCAGATACCTCTTCTCTAACAGGCACTTTTTCTTCCTTGATCTCGATTCTTACGCCTGACTTTCTTGAAAATTCGTTTAATGCATTGGCGATGCCACCCCTTGTAGGGTCTTTCATTGAATGAATTTTATAGGGAAGTATCTTTTCTATCATCCTATTTAGAGGTGCGACATCTGATTTTATATTGGATAAAAATGGTATGTCTTCTCTAACAGAAAGCATTGCAGCACCATGATCCCCTACAGTTCCAGAAACTATAATCAGATCTCCTTCTTTAAGGCCTTTATCAGAAAGTAGATTCTTTGTGTACCCAACGCCCGAGGTATTTATGAAAAGATCATTTCCAGCAACTTTTGTATCTCCAGTAATCAATGGAACTCCTGCTTCCTTCAAAGTTTCGTCCATAGATTTTATGACTTTTCTAAATTGTTCGGTAGGAAATCCTTCTGGTAGTATAACGCCTGAAGACAGTGCAAGAGGTTTTGCACCCATGACTGATACATCATTAATTGTTCCAGAAACAGAAAGCCGACCGATGTCCCCTCCTGGAAAAAAAAGAGGCGTTACTGTATGGGAATCAGTAGAAAAAACAATATGCCCGTCATCAAATGGTATACTGCCAGAATCATCCATATCTGGAAGGCCCAGCCCTCCTTTGATTTTATTCAGAGAGAAACCATTGACGTAGAGGGACTTAATCATTGTTTCCATTATCTCGCCCCCTCCACCATGCTCTGATTTGATTATATCAGAAGTAAACTCGCCCATATGAGATTAGATTATAGGAAAACTTTATAAACATTGTTAGACCTTTTAGGCCAGATATAAAGGTGATTATGTGTCAATTTGGCAGGCTAGATCAAAAAGGAAATTCACTGGTGGAAGAATCACACAGGCAAGAAAAAAACTAAAGAGAGAACTTGGTAGAGAATCAACTTTTACTGCAATCGGGGAAGTTAGCAAGAAAAAGGTAAGATGCTTGGGCGGAACTGAAAAGATTAAGCTCATGAAGACTGACTATTCCAATCTACTTACAAAAGAAGGTTACAAGAAAGTAAAGATTACAGGTGTGGCGGACAATCCAGCGAACAGGCACTTCGTTAGAAGAAGCATTATTACAAAGGGTGCAATAATAAACACAGAGATTGGAAAAGCAAGAGTTACTTCAAGGCCTGGGCAGGATGGAGTAATTAACGCCGTTTTAGTTGAATAAATTTTCTTTTTGAAATTATTTAACCTCTTTTTTAGAGAAAAGTTTAAATAAGACTTCTTATTAATAATTTTAAGTTTAATTTTTGCCTTTTTCGGCAATCCAAGGAGGTATTATTATGAGAGAGCCAGAAGAACTTCCTCTAGCTCCCCTTGAAAGACTACTTAGAAAAGAAGGGGCAGAAAGAGTTTCAGAAGATGCATGCAAAGTATTAGGCGTTGCTCTTGAGGACTATTCGAGAATAATAGCAAGAAAGGCGAAAGATTATTCGGCCCATGCTAAAAGAAAAACCATAAAGGCAGAGGATATAGAACTTGCCTTAAGGGATTTAAATATTTAATTTTTTTCTTTAATTGATAGAAAATTTTATATTTGATACTGTTTCCCGATTGGTGAGGTAAATGGAAAAGAAAATTAAAAAATGCTCATATTGTCAGACTGATTTCGATATAAAAGACAAGAATCGGATAGTCTTAGAGTTGTGGAAGGATAAAAAACACCTCACTAGACTTTATTTTTGCAGTAAGAACTGTTTTGTTTCTTTCTTAAAAGAT encodes:
- a CDS encoding 30S ribosomal protein S8e; this translates as MSIWQARSKRKFTGGRITQARKKLKRELGRESTFTAIGEVSKKKVRCLGGTEKIKLMKTDYSNLLTKEGYKKVKITGVADNPANRHFVRRSIITKGAIINTEIGKARVTSRPGQDGVINAVLVE
- the hypE gene encoding hydrogenase expression/formation protein HypE — its product is MGEFTSDIIKSEHGGGGEIMETMIKSLYVNGFSLNKIKGGLGLPDMDDSGSIPFDDGHIVFSTDSHTVTPLFFPGGDIGRLSVSGTINDVSVMGAKPLALSSGVILPEGFPTEQFRKVIKSMDETLKEAGVPLITGDTKVAGNDLFINTSGVGYTKNLLSDKGLKEGDLIIVSGTVGDHGAAMLSVREDIPFLSNIKSDVAPLNRMIEKILPYKIHSMKDPTRGGIANALNEFSRKSGVRIEIKEEKVPVREEVSAICDILGLNFMEIACEGKVLIAVHQEDAEDVLGILRRDRLGKNAAVIGEIKKGEKVILETVIGGRRILEPPVADPVPRVC
- a CDS encoding histone family protein, which gives rise to MREPEELPLAPLERLLRKEGAERVSEDACKVLGVALEDYSRIIARKAKDYSAHAKRKTIKAEDIELALRDLNI